The following are encoded in a window of Telmatobacter sp. DSM 110680 genomic DNA:
- the rsmG gene encoding 16S rRNA (guanine(527)-N(7))-methyltransferase RsmG — protein MSANEISPACIGLNELLVSARLEPLSPETVARFDSYLNLILRWNTRMNLTAIRDRQDILTRHFVESIACAQSLPQGIGTLLDFGSGAGFPGVPIALCRPEIAVTLAESQNKKASFLREVVRSVGLQTVVLAQRAEAVGAQFDCVTLRAVDEMARAVRSATALVRESGWLALMTTAADLPEMQQVAGANFDFSQAIPLPGSEERILALGLKRPPGRNS, from the coding sequence ATGAGTGCCAACGAAATCTCCCCGGCATGTATTGGGTTAAACGAACTTCTCGTTTCCGCGCGACTTGAGCCTCTATCGCCGGAAACTGTGGCCAGATTCGATTCCTACCTCAATTTAATTCTGCGTTGGAATACGCGGATGAACCTCACTGCAATTCGCGATCGGCAAGACATTTTGACGCGTCATTTTGTCGAGTCAATTGCATGTGCTCAGTCGCTTCCGCAAGGCATCGGAACGTTGCTGGACTTCGGGTCAGGGGCAGGCTTCCCTGGAGTGCCAATTGCGCTTTGTCGTCCCGAGATCGCGGTCACATTGGCCGAATCACAAAACAAGAAGGCATCCTTCCTCCGCGAGGTAGTTCGGAGTGTGGGTTTGCAGACCGTTGTTTTGGCACAGCGCGCCGAGGCGGTGGGGGCGCAGTTTGATTGCGTTACACTCCGTGCAGTCGATGAGATGGCTCGAGCGGTCAGATCGGCTACGGCGTTGGTTCGGGAATCCGGATGGCTTGCCTTGATGACAACAGCCGCAGACCTGCCGGAGATGCAGCAAGTCGCCGGGGCCAATTTTGACTTTTCACAGGCAATCCCTCTCCCGGGCTCTGAGGAACGCATCCTTGCTCTCGGTTTGAAGCGACCGCCGGGGCGCAACTCGTAG
- a CDS encoding TonB family protein: MNAVSIRGDWIGQVIDGRFSLLEWLGGSGTCGTFLTELDGPGSQKATLKLFSAPAQAEDRLSTWKTTEELSHVHLVRILHFGRAEIDGTPLAYVVTEFAEEVLSQIIPERPLTADEAREMLGPVLDALSYIHAKGLVHGHLKPSNILVVENEVKLSADGLIAAGEQAIGLNSSDVNNAPETATGPIEPSADIWSLGATIVEALIQESPAWDAASDADPVLPGPLPKPFAEIARACLTVDPARRCTLSDVRAMLEGRPSVSPLPAATAMDLNAAGLRAEPVAQAKIPVIPLIVGLVLVVIIAIGFAIRGHKTNTVPMQTETTQQAPPAEPDSKPSASTVSAPPSGIATTGVTARGEVANRDVPNVPRTASDTIQGKVTVAVRVSVDPTGAVSGAEFASHGPSAYFARLAMESAHKWTFKPPQSNGHATTSTWLLRYEFRRSGPDVIPQETNP; the protein is encoded by the coding sequence ATGAATGCAGTTTCGATTCGCGGCGACTGGATCGGCCAGGTCATTGACGGGAGATTCTCGCTCCTCGAATGGCTGGGCGGCTCCGGCACCTGCGGCACGTTCCTTACCGAGCTTGATGGCCCCGGATCACAGAAGGCCACTCTCAAGTTGTTTTCCGCCCCGGCTCAAGCTGAAGATCGCCTCTCTACCTGGAAAACGACAGAAGAGCTGTCGCACGTTCACCTCGTGCGCATCTTGCACTTCGGCCGCGCGGAGATCGACGGAACTCCCCTGGCCTACGTAGTCACAGAATTTGCGGAAGAAGTTTTGTCGCAGATTATTCCGGAGCGTCCGCTGACTGCGGACGAAGCTCGCGAAATGCTCGGTCCGGTTCTCGATGCGCTTTCTTACATCCATGCGAAGGGGCTTGTCCACGGACATCTGAAGCCTTCGAACATTCTGGTTGTAGAAAACGAAGTGAAGTTATCGGCAGATGGACTGATCGCCGCAGGAGAACAGGCAATCGGCCTAAACAGCAGCGATGTTAACAACGCACCAGAAACAGCAACCGGACCGATCGAGCCATCTGCGGATATTTGGTCTCTGGGCGCGACCATCGTAGAAGCGCTAATCCAGGAATCACCTGCCTGGGACGCAGCAAGCGACGCCGACCCCGTACTGCCGGGGCCTTTGCCGAAGCCCTTTGCGGAGATTGCGCGTGCGTGCCTGACTGTTGATCCGGCACGGCGCTGCACTCTGAGCGATGTGCGGGCAATGCTTGAAGGCAGACCCAGTGTGTCCCCGTTGCCGGCTGCAACGGCGATGGACTTGAATGCGGCGGGTCTTCGCGCCGAACCTGTTGCACAAGCAAAAATTCCGGTCATCCCTCTCATCGTTGGACTTGTCCTGGTGGTGATCATCGCCATCGGATTCGCGATACGCGGGCACAAAACCAACACAGTTCCGATGCAGACTGAAACGACGCAGCAGGCCCCGCCCGCGGAACCAGATTCCAAGCCATCCGCTTCGACTGTTTCCGCGCCCCCAAGCGGCATTGCAACCACAGGCGTAACAGCCAGGGGCGAAGTCGCGAATCGCGATGTGCCGAATGTTCCCCGCACAGCCAGCGACACCATCCAGGGCAAGGTTACGGTTGCTGTGCGCGTCAGCGTTGATCCTACCGGCGCAGTGTCAGGTGCGGAGTTTGCATCGCACGGCCCGAGCGCGTACTTCGCGCGGCTTGCGATGGAGTCCGCGCACAAGTGGACTTTCAAGCCGCCGCAGTCAAATGGTCATGCAACGACGAGCACGTGGTTGCTGCGCTACGAATTCCGACGCAGCGGACCAGACGTGATCCCGCAGGAAACAAATCCATAG
- a CDS encoding EAL domain-containing protein has translation MKERRGTNLTLSASNLADFSSSYNADIDQLLVQFLQNQPRVSDLIHEFANSFYARLNNRAEYSLILARLSSEELEHLKLKQAQHLNLLLSPGLTPQMQYERALEVGCIHEMVGVSLPMLVETYHLYHAKMDDILKAAVLDEHQFEQLRGALHQRVQLDVEAQIASHARFDGEITSLLAALDEAIQKAGNLADVLRNTLQALGDFEGIAACLFSRPDAHGVMQIEAEGGEHGSAYAEALRSRRGPMFETQAANEAGNGPAGRAWRSGQIQINNSFQVDAALHPWRDEALRLGFRSSCAIPLLDESGQSFAILSLYSAWPGFFSAATREAMLRHIQQAMSHAIVHGEQTSVIAADLRLLYRECLEDGAVEMLYQPIIDLRTGKLDGLEALARLRGSDGKLISPAAFLPAFGNAGLLRLFQLGLEQICRDVHAWCDQYPDQNLSVGLNLPPDGLTQDAYRDSVFETLARWKLNPSILTLELLESKESLDVARRDARIAEFQQAGIRLAQDDLGSGHSSLLRMDRVPCDRVKIDQGLVRGALKRPVRALEFIYHLTLLAQGFGSPVTVEGLEDLGLIEAAAILGADYGQGYGIARPMLVQDVMPWSHTWSFPINPEQPCTALGALAGYLLWDHKLGMLADWPELAATFIKEPWLVHRYLDRGLNLDPELPSLLERTQILALQGKRSPRYAKMRSELIERLGNNWLNERK, from the coding sequence ATGAAAGAGCGCCGCGGAACGAATCTAACTCTCTCCGCGTCGAATCTCGCCGACTTCTCTTCTTCTTATAACGCCGACATCGATCAACTGCTGGTACAGTTCCTGCAAAACCAGCCCCGCGTGAGCGATCTAATTCACGAGTTCGCTAACTCTTTCTACGCACGCCTGAACAACCGAGCCGAATACTCATTAATCCTGGCTCGATTGAGTTCCGAAGAACTGGAACATCTCAAGTTAAAACAAGCACAGCATCTCAACCTGCTGCTGTCGCCAGGTTTAACTCCGCAAATGCAGTATGAAAGGGCGCTCGAGGTCGGATGTATTCACGAGATGGTGGGAGTCAGCCTTCCCATGCTGGTGGAAACCTACCATCTTTATCACGCCAAAATGGACGACATCCTGAAGGCCGCGGTTTTGGATGAACATCAATTCGAACAGCTCAGAGGAGCACTGCATCAGCGCGTTCAACTGGATGTTGAAGCACAGATCGCGAGCCATGCCCGCTTCGATGGCGAAATTACCTCTCTTCTAGCGGCCTTGGATGAGGCGATTCAGAAGGCAGGGAATCTTGCGGACGTGCTGCGCAATACTCTGCAGGCGCTGGGCGACTTCGAAGGCATCGCAGCATGCCTGTTTTCAAGACCAGATGCTCATGGCGTAATGCAAATCGAGGCAGAAGGTGGGGAGCATGGATCCGCCTATGCCGAGGCGCTCCGGTCGCGGCGCGGACCGATGTTCGAAACGCAGGCAGCCAACGAAGCTGGTAACGGACCGGCTGGGCGCGCCTGGCGTTCAGGACAGATTCAGATCAACAACTCCTTTCAAGTAGACGCAGCGCTGCATCCGTGGCGCGACGAAGCCCTGCGATTGGGGTTTCGATCTTCCTGCGCGATCCCTCTTCTCGACGAATCAGGTCAGTCGTTTGCCATCTTGAGCCTGTACAGCGCATGGCCTGGGTTTTTCTCCGCCGCAACACGCGAAGCCATGCTCAGGCACATTCAGCAGGCCATGAGTCACGCCATTGTTCATGGTGAACAGACATCAGTAATCGCTGCGGATCTGAGGCTCCTCTACAGGGAATGTCTTGAAGATGGCGCGGTCGAGATGCTTTATCAGCCCATCATCGACCTGCGTACGGGGAAACTGGATGGCCTCGAGGCACTCGCAAGATTGCGCGGCTCGGACGGGAAGTTGATTTCGCCCGCCGCCTTCCTGCCAGCATTTGGTAATGCGGGTTTGCTGCGTCTTTTTCAATTAGGGCTCGAGCAGATATGCCGTGATGTTCACGCATGGTGCGATCAGTACCCGGATCAGAATCTGTCGGTGGGGCTCAATCTTCCACCCGACGGTCTTACCCAGGACGCATATCGGGATAGCGTCTTCGAAACATTGGCACGTTGGAAGCTAAACCCCAGCATATTGACACTGGAATTGCTTGAGAGCAAAGAGTCGCTTGACGTAGCACGACGCGACGCGCGAATCGCGGAATTCCAGCAGGCAGGCATCCGACTGGCGCAGGACGATCTGGGTTCAGGCCACAGTTCCCTTCTACGCATGGACCGCGTTCCGTGCGATCGCGTGAAAATTGACCAGGGCCTGGTGCGCGGTGCGCTGAAAAGACCGGTGCGCGCGCTCGAATTCATCTACCATCTCACCTTGCTGGCTCAGGGATTCGGCTCTCCAGTAACCGTGGAAGGCCTTGAGGATCTTGGCCTTATTGAAGCCGCTGCCATTCTCGGAGCAGATTACGGACAGGGCTACGGGATTGCAAGACCGATGCTCGTCCAAGACGTTATGCCTTGGAGCCATACTTGGTCCTTCCCGATTAACCCTGAACAGCCTTGCACCGCACTCGGCGCTTTGGCGGGCTATCTGCTCTGGGATCACAAGTTGGGCATGCTGGCGGATTGGCCGGAACTAGCCGCAACCTTTATCAAGGAGCCGTGGCTGGTCCATCGTTATCTGGATCGCGGCTTGAATCTCGATCCCGAATTGCCCTCCCTGTTGGAGCGCACCCAGATCCTTGCCCTGCAGGGCAAAAGAAGCCCCAGATACGCGAAGATGCGAAGCGAACTCATAGAACGACTCGGGAATAACTGGCTGAATGAGCGGAAATAG
- a CDS encoding gamma-glutamyl-gamma-aminobutyrate hydrolase family protein (Members of this family of hydrolases with an active site Cys residue belong to MEROPS family C26.), translated as MIIRIAMPEPTSTDAAYNARSLPSYVAALQSAGATPVIIPLHERQDRVARLLAGTHGVLLPGSGFDVDPERYGESRIPACGPADAARSAVDELLLQDAFNLHKPIFAICYGVQALNVWLNGSLIQDLEAVLHTTVNHAPGRDVVNAHPIHIVAASRLSMAAGSSEDNCNSSHHQAIGRPGDNLRVTGVCPTDGVIEAVELDSPSHFVVGVQWHPERTYTASPLSRALFAAFVKAAETWQPRSAERSATPA; from the coding sequence ATGATTATTCGTATCGCGATGCCGGAACCAACCTCGACAGATGCTGCCTACAATGCCCGCTCATTGCCGTCATACGTGGCGGCCCTTCAGTCTGCGGGAGCCACTCCGGTCATCATCCCGCTACACGAACGACAAGACAGAGTCGCTCGTTTGTTGGCGGGGACGCATGGAGTTCTCTTGCCAGGGAGTGGTTTCGATGTCGATCCAGAGCGATACGGCGAATCGAGGATACCTGCCTGTGGTCCGGCAGATGCGGCGCGGAGTGCTGTGGACGAACTGCTGCTGCAAGATGCTTTCAATCTCCACAAGCCAATCTTCGCGATCTGTTATGGGGTGCAGGCGTTGAACGTCTGGTTGAATGGGAGCTTGATTCAGGACCTAGAAGCCGTTCTCCATACAACCGTCAATCATGCGCCCGGTCGTGACGTTGTGAACGCGCACCCCATACACATCGTTGCCGCGTCGCGCCTTTCAATGGCTGCCGGGAGTTCAGAGGACAACTGCAACTCCAGCCATCACCAGGCCATTGGCCGGCCCGGAGACAATCTACGTGTGACCGGGGTGTGTCCAACCGACGGAGTCATCGAGGCGGTTGAGCTTGATTCCCCTTCTCATTTTGTGGTCGGCGTGCAGTGGCATCCGGAACGCACGTATACGGCGAGCCCACTCTCTCGCGCCCTTTTTGCCGCATTTGTCAAAGCTGCCGAAACCTGGCAACCGCGATCAGCTGAGAGATCGGCCACCCCTGCATGA
- a CDS encoding ParA family protein yields MGKILGVVNQKGGVGKTTTAINLSACLALEGLKILLVDCDPQANASSGLGVARDDNRHSIYDVLVGDSKAEQVILPTGVENLWILPGSKNLTGANIELTNVEDRAVRLRVALAPVKDQYDLVILDCPPALDLLTLNVLVAANTLIVPMQAEYFALEGITELVSTLERVRAAFNHDVVIEGVLLTMYDDRTNLAQQVRETLREHFQDRLFITVIPRNIRLAEAPSHGKPVAVYDSRSRGTEAYFELAGEYLARNRIESPKSLERKVAANSRPKAEVRFWPYS; encoded by the coding sequence ATGGGAAAGATTCTCGGCGTCGTGAACCAAAAGGGTGGCGTGGGCAAAACCACGACCGCTATCAATCTTTCCGCATGTCTGGCCCTTGAAGGTCTCAAAATCCTCCTTGTTGACTGCGATCCCCAGGCAAATGCCTCCTCTGGCCTCGGCGTGGCGCGCGACGACAATCGTCACTCCATCTACGACGTGCTGGTCGGCGACTCGAAGGCCGAACAGGTGATTCTTCCCACCGGAGTCGAAAACCTCTGGATTCTGCCCGGGTCGAAGAACCTTACTGGCGCCAACATTGAACTCACGAACGTTGAAGACCGCGCAGTGCGGCTCCGCGTTGCCCTCGCTCCGGTAAAAGATCAGTATGACCTCGTCATTTTGGACTGCCCGCCGGCACTCGATCTGCTCACTTTGAATGTCCTGGTCGCGGCAAATACACTCATTGTGCCTATGCAGGCCGAGTATTTCGCTCTTGAGGGCATTACGGAGCTGGTTTCTACGCTTGAACGTGTGCGCGCCGCCTTTAACCACGATGTCGTCATCGAAGGCGTCTTGCTCACCATGTATGACGACCGAACTAACCTGGCGCAGCAGGTTCGCGAGACTCTCCGCGAGCATTTCCAGGATCGGCTCTTTATTACGGTTATCCCGCGCAATATACGCCTTGCGGAGGCGCCAAGCCACGGAAAGCCAGTGGCGGTCTATGATTCGCGGTCCCGCGGCACAGAGGCCTACTTCGAGTTGGCCGGCGAGTATCTCGCCCGCAACCGAATCGAGAGCCCTAAGAGCCTGGAGCGTAAGGTTGCCGCGAATTCCCGACCAAAAGCCGAAGTTCGCTTCTGGCCTTATTCCTAA
- a CDS encoding sugar phosphate isomerase/epimerase — MKLSRRSFVRSSAMLAAASTLPIAHPALADLTEAGGTPSPICLGLASYTFRNFPRAQMITWMKQLNITSLNPKDAKDHLPMDPTAEAQAVSDYEANGIHLHAAGAIYFQKDDDDDIRSKFEYCKRAGVKVIVAGDPAPATLPRVEKFVKEYDIKIAIHNHGPEDKIFPSPLDVLKFVKNMDPRMGCCIDVGHCMRAGTDVIEAIHAAGPRLFNMHMKDLTSFTSKESQVAVGEGKMPVRGIFEALVKVKYPGWVDLEYEIHGDDPMPGVTESFAYMRGVLSGMGYNPRA; from the coding sequence ATGAAACTCTCCCGCCGCAGTTTTGTCCGCTCCTCTGCAATGCTCGCTGCAGCTTCAACCCTGCCGATTGCGCATCCCGCACTCGCGGATCTAACTGAAGCCGGCGGTACGCCTTCGCCGATATGCCTGGGACTAGCCAGCTACACTTTCCGCAACTTTCCGCGCGCTCAGATGATCACCTGGATGAAGCAGCTCAACATCACCAGCCTCAATCCGAAGGACGCGAAAGATCATCTGCCCATGGATCCGACGGCCGAGGCGCAGGCTGTCTCAGACTATGAGGCCAACGGCATTCACCTGCACGCCGCCGGCGCCATCTATTTCCAGAAGGACGATGACGACGATATTCGCTCCAAGTTTGAGTACTGCAAACGCGCAGGAGTCAAGGTCATCGTCGCTGGCGATCCCGCACCAGCGACATTGCCGCGCGTGGAGAAGTTCGTAAAGGAATACGACATCAAGATCGCCATCCACAACCACGGGCCCGAGGACAAGATCTTCCCGTCGCCGCTAGATGTATTGAAATTCGTGAAGAATATGGACCCGCGGATGGGCTGCTGTATCGACGTAGGCCATTGCATGCGAGCGGGCACCGACGTGATTGAGGCAATCCACGCCGCAGGACCCCGCCTGTTCAATATGCACATGAAGGACCTGACGAGCTTCACTTCGAAGGAGAGCCAGGTAGCGGTCGGCGAAGGGAAGATGCCCGTCCGCGGGATCTTCGAAGCGTTGGTCAAGGTCAAATACCCGGGCTGGGTCGACCTTGAGTACGAGATTCACGGAGACGATCCGATGCCTGGCGTAACCGAGAGTTTTGCCTATATGCGCGGTGTTCTTTCCGGAATGGGCTACAATCCACGCGCCTAG
- a CDS encoding ParB/RepB/Spo0J family partition protein — MMSIATPDNKRRALGKGLDSLLPRVNTPAPAPAPSHTQSPMEAEGGKPREIPIDDLDRNPFQTRTHVDEAELAELAASITANGVVQPILVRPLASGRFQLIAGERRWRASQLAGKKTIPAILRQVSDEQALEITIVENLQRADLNAMEQARAFERLSREFHMTQEQIATRTGKDRVSVSNYMRLLSMPDSVQKLVETGSLSFGHAKALMGLKSHPDFEKTAQRVSNLSLSVRQTETLVQGILFPEKSKKDPKPEIPVDPNVKEVEEQLQRALGLKVHIEDKKGRGRVVIEYADLADFDGLLEQLSATRS, encoded by the coding sequence ATGATGAGCATTGCCACTCCCGATAACAAACGTCGCGCCCTCGGCAAAGGCCTCGACTCCTTACTGCCTCGGGTGAATACCCCGGCGCCTGCCCCCGCTCCCTCTCATACTCAGTCCCCCATGGAAGCCGAAGGCGGCAAGCCTCGCGAGATCCCCATTGACGACCTCGACCGCAATCCCTTTCAGACGCGAACCCACGTCGATGAGGCGGAACTCGCAGAACTCGCCGCGTCAATCACGGCAAACGGAGTCGTCCAGCCTATCCTGGTTCGACCACTCGCAAGCGGGCGCTTTCAGCTCATTGCTGGTGAACGGCGCTGGCGTGCTTCGCAACTGGCCGGCAAGAAGACCATTCCTGCCATTCTGCGGCAGGTTTCCGACGAACAGGCTCTAGAAATCACCATCGTCGAGAACCTTCAACGAGCGGACCTTAATGCCATGGAACAAGCTCGCGCCTTCGAAAGGCTCTCCCGCGAGTTTCATATGACGCAGGAGCAGATTGCGACGCGCACCGGAAAAGATCGTGTGTCTGTCTCTAACTACATGCGCTTGCTGTCCATGCCTGACAGCGTACAAAAGCTGGTGGAAACTGGCAGCCTTAGCTTCGGACACGCCAAAGCACTGATGGGTTTGAAATCCCACCCGGATTTCGAGAAGACGGCCCAGCGCGTGTCTAATCTTTCGCTTTCTGTTCGCCAAACGGAGACCCTTGTCCAGGGGATACTCTTTCCCGAGAAGTCAAAGAAAGACCCCAAGCCTGAAATTCCAGTTGATCCGAATGTGAAGGAAGTGGAAGAGCAGCTTCAACGCGCGCTGGGCCTCAAAGTTCACATCGAAGACAAGAAAGGCCGCGGTCGAGTCGTGATCGAATATGCCGACCTTGCCGATTTCGATGGATTGCTGGAGCAGCTAAGCGCTACTCGCTCCTGA